TGCTGAGACCTGAAGCATTCCCTGAGTCAGTGCCCTAAAATACCTTTGTTTCCCACAGATACAAGTAACATTTCCACAAATGAGGTTCACACTGAAGAGAAGAACAAAATGCCAAAAGAAGGTACTattcagcagaaataaaaaatCAATGTTATATAATTTCAACAATCAGCATGTTATTGACTGTACTtgttacaggtgtgggacctgttatccagaatgctcaggacctggggtttttcggattacagatctttccttaatttggatcttcacaccttaaatctactagaaaatcatgtaaacattaaataatcccaattgttctgcttccagtaaggatgaattatatcttagtttggataaagtacccggaactgttttattattacagagaaaaaggaaatcatttttaaaaatgttgattatatggataaaatgaagtctatggaactCCGTAATTCTGggattccataattcggagctttctggataaagggtttctgtataacggatcccatacctgtattggctgaATTGTGTTAGGTTTGATTTCTCTCCTGCAATACAGCACCTGACTAgtatttcttttctctctctctctctctctctctgggcatGACTtgcttttaaatctttatttaacGTGACTTGAGAGAAAAGAAAGAGCAAATCAGCAATTAAAAAGAGTTGAACTAATCAATAGttcagaaaaagaataaaaaaaaggttctctctgtaaaaaaagagataaataaaCCTACACCCTGCACAATCACAAAATATGGGGTTCCAACCCCAAAAAACAATAATGCTATAAAGAAATCTGTGCGCTTCCTACAATAAAGTTCcaccaaaatgatttttttgagtCTCTCTCAATTCCACCGAAATGTATGTCTATTACAGAATCCAAAAGTGTCCTATGCTTTTAGTGTTTCTCGGGCAATGATTTCAGACTCCACAGTCAGCACCTCTCCACTCccctcaaaacaaaaacaagatcTAGAGCAGTTGCGAGTTGACGTGATACTAAGAAGGAAGACCTGCTTGATTTATTACAGGATCCTCCTACTCCTGTTACAGGATCCTCCTACTCGCTGTTGTCGCTCGTTCCTCTCACCCACGCTTGTCGCTTACTTCCTGGTTCTCTCCTCTCACCTACAGATACTCGATTGGGTCAAATGGCAAAGTCCGGATGCTGTAGGTCAGGAAATTGTTCCGGGTGACAAAGAGATGgctcaaaatattttgtttagctTTATTGTAACAACAGTAGTgtacacttggggggttatttactaagctccaaatacccaaaattccctgaaatccgaaaaatccgtgattttttttttataaaatcacgattttttttccggaatttattaaaccccgagggataaaagccagaatataaaaacacggcatctcaaacctgtcgaggttgcataaaagtcaatggggaaaagtcccattgatttttggttatgttgggggttttgggcaatttcataatgttttctgagctttcgggtgaaaaaaatgtgaaaatctgagcaaattttcggaaaatgtaataatacataagcATTATAAACCAGAGctggttagatcggagtttgtagcagccgatattgagataaattcggaccttgataaataacccccttgcagTACATTTGGGAATGCAAGTAGGACTGTGTGGCCAATAAGTAACACACTCGCGACTGTGACCGGAGGATCCTTTAAGTATAAATCAAGCAGGGCTTTTGGTATCACAGCAACGCACAACTGCTCTATATCTTGTTTTGTTTTGAGGGGAGCGGAGAGGTGCTGACGGGGGAATCTGAGATCACTGCCCGAGAAACACTAAAAGCATAAGACATATTTGGATTCTGCACGAGAAAAAAAtcatctctgtaaaaaaaaaaagggatactATTTATTAGTTAACTGGTTTATGTAAAAAATGCAGGCTACTAAGGTTTAGGATGTATTCATTAGGCATACAATATTAAATATGCCGGATCTGTGAAATAAGCCAATAAATTGTATCAAGTTTCATAGATAACATTAATAATGAAACAAGGATCTTGTATCCAGTCCATGGCGATTAAATTCAAGGCAATTTAAAAATCACTTCCTGGGATGCTCGTGTGATCTTCTATAAGGCAACCCCTGTGTGAACAGACATCTAATCAAGTTGTGGATTTTGTGTGGAAGAAGGAAATATGCTCATAGCTGATATGAAATGACAAATTGCTATTAACTGTAGATGTTTTATTTATGTGTGAACTGATTCATacagaaacattttgaaaaacacaCATAAGAGAGATACTGAGAGGGAGAGTGACAAAAAAACAAACCTTACATTTTCATATACTGAGATACCACTGCATTGTGAATACAACAAACATCCTGTTTGTTTTAGGGAGAAATTTGTCATCACAATCAGAATTTGTGAGTGGAAAATGTAGTCATTTAAAACAAGGTatgtattattacataaaaacacaaaaatgagtTTCTTCGTTTCCTGCAGTGTTTCAGCTTAAAATTACTCACAAGGTAAAATCACTAGTAGAAATTAATTAGaacaaaaacatagatttttcaaaGCAGTATTTCTCTTTACacaattattatacaggtatgggatccattatcaggcaAACTTagataaaataaatccttattggaggcaaaaccaccctattgggtttatttaatgtttacatgattttctagtagacttaaggcatgaagatccaaataacagaaagatccattatccagaaaatcccaggtcaccAGCATTCTggaaataacaggtcccatacctgtactgtgaattATAATTGTGCAGAGCTCATTTTGTAAGACCTGCTTGATTATGTTGTATCTTTTGCCACTACATAATTACTTTCACTCCACATTCActggtgcaaagtgtaaaactcacaatcttttttttccatcGGTAGCTactgaatatttttacatatttgcaaAACATATAACATACATGCAAGGGAATTACTGTTTGCAGGAAGGAAACAGTATTTGCATTTCACATATATTTCCTGTTAATGATTTCATCACGTTTCCCAAATATTTCTAGAGGAAACATAGATGTGTTGCATGTATATGATTATTTCTGTACACATTTTTCTAAATCCATTCACCCCTGCAGCACAGACTTCTACTCCAATGGGTTGCTGTTGAGCCTGCGTCTTATTTATTGCGTACAAGAATCCACTGTTTCTGGTTCTTTAACTTTTTGAGACTAGAGCCCTGTTTGCTGAGCCGAAGTCAAATTTTAGCCATATCTCAATCAGTGAGCAGGGGATCCATCTTCAAAAGCTTTAGAACTGGAGACAGGGTTCTTTGTTAATCATTAAATCTAACCCAGCCCCAAGAGCAACCCCTTGCAGCAGAAGAATGTGTTGCTGGGGAAGGTGGGTTGGACCTTGTGTTGGCTTGATCATAGCCCATGGAATAAGGCAGTCTGATAATAAGTGAGCAGAGTTCCAGAAAGGAAGTTAAATACTGATTAAACAAAGTCCTGGTATGTTACAGTAAAATAGACAAATGCTGAGTAAGTGTTGATTTAGCATGAAAGATCGAGATGTAGAGCAGGAGAAAGGAAAAGATAATAGCAGCTGTGTCTCTTCAGCTCCTCTTAACTTTCTTATGTTCCAATTGTTTCAGTGGTTGGCCAGAACAAATGGAACAATGTAAAGGTGGCTATGTATGTGTATGATGCCTTATATAGTGTCCATCTGTACAGGGGACCAGCCAGTCCAATATGGCGAGggttggtcaccttaaataaaacagggaaatAGACAACAGTATCAGTCAAATACTGATTGAGCAAAGTTATCGAAAGTGAGGAAAGAGTCACAGAGAAGAAGGAATACCGACTGAGGACATTCACATTGAGTATGCTATCCAAATACTGAGTGAGCACAGTCCCATTAAGCAAATCTGTTCTAGTGTTGCACAGACCCAGAAATACTGAGGGGACACAGcccaaaatgtaaaatagttCATAAAGAGTAAAGAAAGTTCATAGTTCAAAGTTCATAATTACAAAGTGAATGCAGTACCAGGGAGTTCAACTTCAAGTTATCAGAGCCCACATTAGGCAGCGGAATTCACAAACTGCAATAATTTTGACTCAATTGGCACACTGTGATATGTTTAAGTCATTAAATGTGCTCTTACTTGCAGAATCAGAAAAGCCAGTTATTGCAGCACATCTtgtgggagaaaaaagcagcaaCAAAGAAGGTAtgttgaattttttgaaaatatatctaAAGCTGTTCGGAGAGGCACTATTTGGGACACTTTGGGCAAATTCGCCTTTTGTGGTATTACCCTAAAATCATTGTTTCATAaaaactgatacaggtatgggacctgttttccaaaatgctcgggacctggaggttttccagataacggatctttccataatttgtatcttcataccttaaatctactagaaaataatttaaacattaaataaagctaaTATACTGAttttcctccaataaggtttaTTATATcctagattggatcaagtacaagatactgttttattattacagagaaaaggggaatcatatttaaacatttgaattatttggataaaatggagtccatatgagacagagctttctggataatagggttttggataatagatcccctacctgtagtaACTATAGTGGATAGTTACTCTGCCTGTAAAAGAAGCCTCATGCAGTATTTCATCAGagcttaaaggagatctaaacttACTCAGGGTTCTTCTCTGAGCACAATTGCAGTTTACATGAatgttctatttttagtggttgcAGGTTATAGTGCCTTTTATTGAGGATTAGTTGGGTGCATTCTTGAGTGATACTCACTTAAAGATAAATTAAATGTACTACAGAGAGGTGTGTTTCCCATTCAAGAGTATAGAAAGTGTCTTTTGATGGTTTATTTCTTTAAGTAGGTAAGTAGGTTTTAGCCACTTGAATGGTGTAAGTACTTTAAAGTGTTTGTTCATCATTTCCAACAGTCCCTTCTCTCCTGTGGAGCTTATAATCTATTTTCCTATCACATACAAAGCAAACATCAGGGTCAACTTTGTGAGGAAGCAATTAACTTGTAATTTTGGAGTGTGATAAGAAACCTACAGGGAGAATATACAAACTGATTGCAGAACAAGTCCATGTTAGAATCAAACTCCGAACCCCGGTGCtagcaaggcagcagtgctaaccactatgtaactatgtcactCAAAATGACAAGTGATATGTGTAAGGAAAATGCATTTTCACAGGTGCAATTCCCTTGGCCCCTTGGGTGAGTTCCTTCAGCAGTTAATCACATGCAATTTAAAGCATGTGTAAAGGCCTCCTGGGACACAGGCCTAAATAATCTATGTTAAACATTCACGAGTGTCCATCACTAAATAACCTGCTAAATGGTTTTCTTATACTATATACAATTATACATGCTGCAATTTTCTGTAGACGTATAACTGTCAGACTTGCCTGCGTATATACTTTACTGCCTTATCGTCTGCTGCattacaccatatatatatatatattttaactgaaAACTCGTTTACTTGCTCATCCGCTACTGCTTGAGCTGTACTTATTTCATGTGCTTATTTTAATTCATCTTCTGCTagactttccaatatatatattaaagcctCACAGATGTgggttatatatttttattttacacagaatgGTTAAGAAAATAAACCCTCCAccccaaaaaacaataaaaagataaaactcCCAGTGCTCTGCACAGAACAAGGGGCTGTTGGAAAGCATCCacattgtgttttgtgtgtgAGAATGAGCAGTTGCTCTGCAGGTTTTGTGATACATGGATTTACTGGTAATTTCATAAGAAGTAAAATCTGTTCTGAGAATTGTTTCCTGAAATGATGGGGTGATACTAACTGTTCGCCTCAAGGGTTGTGGCCCACATGCACTGATAGTCAAGTTGTGAAAACTGGTTTGTACACAAAGCGAAACCTCTTTTAAGTTGAGATACCAGACACAAGGGCAACATGTTACAAAGGtgcttatactgtatacatttgtcttaaaaaaacaaaatatatatatatatatatatatatatatatatatatatatagtatagcttTAAGATATATCACCTTTAGACTTTCAGTTGCTTTGACTTGCTGGAAGGACCCGTTTTAGGGTAGTGCTGATAGAACATTTGCTTTAGCTTCTTATAACCAGGTGGGCCCATGTACAGAGgacaaattatattttgtaacatttcttagattttattttcattatatactTCCGTGAAGACCAACCTGTAGTCCTCCAGCTTATGAACTGTAATCCTCTGCATTCTTTTGggtttaagtatttattttacacattggAAAAACTAGTTGCAACTTGGAAAATAATTGTCTTAATTCCTTCTCCTTCCATGATGTGCATGAGGGTGCAAGGATTTAGATGGGAATAGTGCTGAGTGCTGCTGCTTCTAAGCAGTGCTGTGAATTACCTTCTCACTGAATAGAATGGTATTAAACTGCTCAATGCAGTTACGTGCTTTCAAATGGACGCCATTGTCAAAtctgataattttttttcaaagctaTCTAACTGCCAGGAGAACAGTCAGTTAATAAAGATTTGGCCCAAGTACTTTAGAAAATACTTCTGGGAAGGCAAGCTTGCAGTTGTCCAGGTTTTGAATGTTCAGAAAGTTTTGATAAAGGGATAGAATACTGAATTGCTGCTtgatatttattacataaacccttaaagggatactgtcatcgcaaaaatatttttttcaaaatgaatcagttaatagtggtgctccagcagaattctgcactgacatccatttctcaaaagagcaaacagatttttttatattcaattttgaaatctgacatggggcttgacaatttctcagctgccccaagtcatgtgacttgtgcctgcactttaggagagaaatgctttctggcaggctgctgttataccttctcaatgtaactgtgtctcagtgagacatgggtttttactattgagtgttgttcttagatctaccaggcagcatgTTTTGTGAAAATTGATTGTGAAAAAGGGGAAACCCCATTACTTTAATTTTAGGATGAGTGCTTAGAGTTTTCCAGAAGGATATTCTTGAAAGGGCTTATAGTTTACCACCTTATGGTTTTTTCACATGAGTATTAGGGATATTTTGCTAAATCATTAGTTGCTGGAAAAGTAACACATTTATcattaatgtatataaataatcaCAACTACCAATTGTCAGCATATTAATTAAGTTTTACTATACAAGAATGAATGTGTCGGAAGAtgttataaatgcaaatatgcagataaTCATTATCGGTGCACAATGAACTATTCCTAGCTATTTTTATTAACCACAATGGGCAAATACTTTgaagataaaaacaaatataaaatataggtgATAGCAAGTTTCCTGTTAAGGAACCACATTTTATAGCTGTGTTATTCTTCTGTTTTCCCTACCTTTTCCAGCCATCTtcgaaaaaccttttttttatgacTTGCCCTCAAACGGATGAATCAGATTTATAAGTAGAaccaaaggtttttgtttttgtcCCAAAGCATCCTTCAGGTTTCAATTGTGTTATTTTCTACTCTGAAACGAACACTAAATGGAAAAAAGcaacatgggggaaaaaaacatatttaggtCACTGTTCCTGAAACGGACGCAGATGCAAATATCTGCTTTGTTGTTGTACATTTTGATCGGTACTCAGGTTATCATATTCTTGACGCCTGTTAATTCACTACACaggaaaaacgtttttttaaataaagggagAGGccatttgcatttttcatttaacattttttatttgggaaAGTGATGAGGCATTAATATGGTCCCCCCGCCTTACCTTTACCTACATATAAACACTCATATTACTCTATAGTTGAACTGAAATTGGTTAAGACTATGACATTGAACCTAGCAGGCATATCCCTATGTGGTAATAAATGTGTTATTCTGTTGCATCAGTTCGGCATtatttagagcagtgctgtctaaCTGGCGGCCCCCGACCCCCCTTTGTGTTGCCCCCCACATGAAAATTTGCCTGCTGTGattgcttaccttgtgtaaaatttaaaaggtatcagtactaagattaactggcccctgcattgtttaaacatcaaattcagactgtactctcctctattgttcacacccctaaagccctgaaCTGTTCAcgcctgagacccagactgaaactgcccacattgttcacctgttcacacttcagacaaactGTTGAAGTGGCATCAggtcctgctgtattctgcctgccaaTGCTTCAtatgttccatactctgcctgccctatgctccgtgagtgccattctctgcctgtctatgcttcctgtgtgcaccatactctgcctgccctatgctccctgtgtgtgccatactctgcctaccctttgctccctgtgtgtgccatactctgcatgccctatgctccctgtgtgtgtgtcatactctgcctgccctatgctccctgtgagtgtcatactctgtctgccctatactccctgtgtgtgccatacgctgcatGCCCTATTCTCGCTCTGTGctcaatactctgcctgccctatgctacttgtgtgtgccatactctgcctgtcctatgctccctctTTGTTCCATAAtctcctgccctatgctccttgtgtgtgccatgctctgcctgccctaagctcagggtcggactgggggcctgtGGCCCACctgactactgtccagggcccccttcgACCCCCCTACCGTGATGCGTTTGGCGTGGCTGCTTGAAAGGCGCCACTCTGCCATTAATGGTGCTGCATGGTGCTGCATGGTGCCTAATTTGCATGGTgcctaaagaaatcttttttgttttaacaaactggttgggagaggggtctggcctggcaggggaccattaagggtcgggcccaccgggtttttttctggtttcccgctcggccagtccgacactgcctaaactccttgtgtgtgccatactctgcctgccctatgctgcctgtgtgtcgtactctgtgtgtgccatgctctgcctgtgggaAGTAAACCTGGTGGggttttttagcatttggaaatacctattagggggtccccaaggtgtttaattatgtgctggagGTTGCTGTGTTAGCCACAGGGGAGGACGAGgcatatgtatttaagggtatgtcttaatatagtttaataaacttgtttcacatatgagtgatgagtgatatccctgcagtgagcaccaaccatttgttttgctaccatcattaatgtggacatgatattaaaagttcatgggtgtagtttaaagtaggtgtggtttaaaacagggagtggtcaacactggctttcattgttggccctccaccacgtacaccagaaaaattccagccctcggtaccacagaagttggacagcactgatttagacGGTACAGTGTCCAGGGCACAGAACACTGGatcaaaaaaatcatgtttttgtgTGAAATGTAAACCCTATTAACCATGGCTGCTGTCAAATAGCAAAAACACCCCTTTGTAACCATTATATTTGTTCTAGACATTATTataaggtttttcttttttccctctaGTGTTGCAATGGATGGAAAAGGGTTATTCATCGATGTGCAAGCAGATTACATATACAAATGGTAAACTGAAGGTGGAAACTGCTGGTATTTACTATGTTTACTCTCAAGTCAGTTTTTGCATGAATTCAACAAAGCCATCCCATGCACCGTTCATACAATACATCTATTTAAGTAGATCACAGGAAACAGACAAGTTGTTGCTAAAAGGAGCAAACACGTTTATCACACCAACACCAGACTGTGCTTTGCACTCAATACAACAAGGAGCTGTAATTGCCCTGAAGAAAAATGATCTACTATTTGTTAATGTGACGGATTCATCTCGCATCAATTATAGTCCTGGACTTACATATTTTGGCATGTTTAAACTCTGAGTAACTCAGTTGTAAGACTTACTGAAGATGAACGCTAAGTATGTGGTGTGTTATGTACACCTTCCCAGCACTTCAGTTTATTACTATGATTTTTGCAGAAATACTTGGATTTTTGTGGTCAAAGAACGACTCTACATTGGTAACCCTTCTCTCGTAAAAACATAAAATGCCATAATATTTGCTGAACAATCAGCTCTTTTTCAGCAGTTGACAAAGCCTTACATGTGATCAAAATGTAATTGTCTT
The sequence above is a segment of the Xenopus laevis strain J_2021 chromosome 8L, Xenopus_laevis_v10.1, whole genome shotgun sequence genome. Coding sequences within it:
- the cd40lg.L gene encoding CD40 ligand, producing MINTYNQSSPAHMSQQASSSAMKTTMWILTLFMLAQIIGTSIFGVYFYKKLDKIEEEMSFSADYQVLRRIQKCMKGNSIDPTLLNCKEVLAKFRQLIAEIIKTDTSGEKLEYLKDTSNISTNEVHTEEKNKMPKEESEKPVIAAHLVGEKSSNKEVLQWMEKGYSSMCKQITYTNGKLKVETAGIYYVYSQVSFCMNSTKPSHAPFIQYIYLSRSQETDKLLLKGANTFITPTPDCALHSIQQGAVIALKKNDLLFVNVTDSSRINYSPGLTYFGMFKL